From a region of the Balaenoptera musculus isolate JJ_BM4_2016_0621 chromosome 15, mBalMus1.pri.v3, whole genome shotgun sequence genome:
- the SRRM2 gene encoding serine/arginine repetitive matrix protein 2 isoform X8 — MYNGIGLPTPRGSGTNGYVQRNLSLVRGRRGERPDYKGEEELRRLEAALVKRPNPDILDHERKRRVELRCLELEEMMEEQGYEEQQIQEKVATFRLMLLEKDVNPGGKEETPGQRPAVTETHQLAELNEKKNERLRAAFGISDSYVDGSSFDPQRRAREAKQPVPEPPKPYSLVRESSSSRSPTPKQKKKKKKKDRGRRSESSSPRRERKKSSKKKKHRSESESKKRKHRSPTPKSKRKSKDKKRKRSRSTTPAPKSRRAHRSTSADSASSSDTSRSRRCTDHSEDTVPAL, encoded by the exons ATGTACAACGGGATCGGGCTGCCGACGCCCCGGGGCAGCGGCACCAACGGCTACGTCCAGCGCAACCTGTCCCTGGTGCGGGGCCGCCGGGGTGAGCGGCCTGACTACAAGGGAGAGGAGGAACTGCGGCGCCTGGAGGCTGCCCTGGTGAAGCGGCCTAATCCTGACATCCTGGACCACGAGCGCAAGCGGCGCGTGGAGCTGCGATGCCTCGAGCTGGAGGAGATGATGGAagagcaggg GTACGAGGAACAGCAAATTCAGGAAAAAGTGGCGACCTTTCGACTCATGTTGTTGGAGAAGGATGTGAACCCTGGGGGCAAGGAGGAGACCCcagggcagaggccagc GGTAACTGAGACTCACCAGTTGGCAGAATTGAATGAGAAGAAGAACGAGCGACTCCGAGCTGCCTTTGGCATCAGTGATTCCTATGTGGATGGCAGCTCTTTTGATCCTCAGCGTCGTGCTCGAGAAGCTAAGCAACCAGTTCCTGAGCCACCCAAACCTTACAG CCTTGTCCGGGAGTCTAGCAGTTCTCGCTCACCAACCccaaagcaaaagaagaagaaaaagaagaaagatagagGACG CAGGTCAGAGAGCAGCTCTCCTCGACgagaaaggaagaagagctcTAAGAAGAAGAAGCACAG GTCAGAATCTGAATCCAAGAAAAGGAAGCATAG GTCTCCTACTCCAAAGAGCAAACGTAAATCTAAGGACAAGAAGCGAAAGCG GTCTCGAAGTACAACACCAGCTCCCAAGAGCCGACGGGCGCACCGTTCAACTTCTGCAGACTCTGCTTCCTCTTCAGATACTTCCCGCAGTCG GCGCTGCACAGACCATTCGGAAGACACGGTCCCTGCCCTCTAG
- the SRRM2 gene encoding serine/arginine repetitive matrix protein 2 isoform X7, with the protein MYNGIGLPTPRGSGTNGYVQRNLSLVRGRRGERPDYKGEEELRRLEAALVKRPNPDILDHERKRRVELRCLELEEMMEEQGYEEQQIQEKVATFRLMLLEKDVNPGGKEETPGQRPAVTETHQLAELNEKKNERLRAAFGISDSYVDGSSFDPQRRAREAKQPVPEPPKPYSLVRESSSSRSPTPKQKKKKKKKDRGRRSESSSPRRERKKSSKKKKHRSESESKKRKHRSPTPKSKRKSKDKKRKRSRSTTPAPKSRRAHRSTSADSASSSDTSRSRSRSAAAKTHTTTLTGRSPSPALGRRGEGDAPSREPGITNIGQPSSPEPSTKQPSSPYEDKDKDKKEKSAVQPSSSPERSSTGPEPPAPTPLLAEQYGGSPQPLATTPLSQEPVNPPSEASPAQGHSPPKSPEKPPQSSSESCPPSPQPTKVSRHASSSPESPKPTPAPGSRREISSSPASKSRSHGRAKRDKSHSHTPSRRVGRSRSPTTKRGRSRSRTPTKRGHSRSRSPQWRRSRSAQRWGRSRSPQRRGRSRSPQRPGWSRSRNTQRRGRSRSARRGRSHSRSPATRGRSRSRTPTRRGRSRSRTPARRRSRSRTPTRRRSRSRTPARRGRSRSRTPARRRSRTRSPVRRRSHSRSLARRSGRSRSRTPARRGRSRSRTPARRGRSRSRTPARRSGRSRSRTPTRRGRSRSRTPARRGRSRSRSLVRRGRSHSRTPQRRGRSGSSSERKNKSRTSQRRSRSNSSPEMKKSRVSSRRSRSLSSPRSKVKSRLSLRRSLSGSSPRPKQKSQTPPRRSRSGSSQPKAESRTPLRRSRSGSSPPPDQKSKTPSRQTHSSSSPQPNLKSGTPPRQESVTSPQVNEQSATPQRQSRSESSPDPEVKSRTPSRHSCSGSSPSRVKSSTPPRWSRSGSSSPQPKVKAVTSPIQSHSGFSSPSPSRVTSKTPPRQSGSESPCSKTESRLLERHSHSRSSSPDTKVKPGTPLRQSHSGSTSPCPKAKPQTPPGHNLLGSKSPCSQEKSKDLSAQSCSGSFSLCPGVKSCTPPSSLQQKGQSPTSPDSTSGTSSPEMRQSHSESPYLQTKSQTPPKGGQSRSSSPITELAPRSPTREDRSELSAGPRLKSGMSPEQSGSQSDSSLYPAMDSKSLLGQSRLEPSESKEKTGLLLQEDVTASSPRPRDKLSPPSVQDRPESSPVLRDTPRTPSRERGGVESSPDTKDRSSALAKPSQDEELMEVVEKSEESLNQVLPHLSPELKEMAGSNFESSPEIEERSAMSLTLDQSQSQASLEEVPAVASAWSGPRFSPEHKELSNSPPRENSFGSPLEFRNSGPIAEMNTGFSPEVKDLNGPFLNQLETDPSLDVKEQSTRSSRHSSSELSPDAVEKAGMSSNQSVSSPVLDAIPRTPSRERSSSASSEMKDGLPRTPSRRSRSGSSPGLRDGSGTPSRHSLSGSSPGMKDIPRTPSRGRSECDSSPEPKALPQTPRPRSHSPSSPELNNKCLTPQRERSGSESSVEQKTVTRTPLGQRCRSGSSQELDGKPSSSPQERSESDSSPDSKAKTRMPLRQRSHSGSSPEVDSKSRPSPRRSRSGSSPEVKDKPRAVPRAQSGSDSSPEPKALVPRVLPRRSRSGSSSKGRGPSPEGSSSSESSPEHPPKSRTTRRSSRSSPEPKTKSRTPPRRRSSRSSPELTRKARLSRRSRSASSSPETRSRTPPRRRRSPSVSSPEPAEKSRSSRRRRSASSPRTKTTSRRGRSPSPKLRGLQRSRSRSRREKTRTTRRRDRSGSSQSTSRRRQRSRSRSRVTRRRRGGSGYHSRSPARQESSRTSSRRRRGRSRTPPTSRKRSRSRTSPAPWKRSRSRASPATHRRSRSRTPLVSRRRSRSRTSPVSRRRSRSRTSVTRRRSRSRASPVSRRRSRSRTPPVTRRRSRSRTPTRRRSRSRTPLVTRRRSRSRTPPVTRRRSRSRTSPITRRRSRSRTSPVTRRRSRSRTSPVTRRRSRSRTSPVTRRRSRSRTPLAIRRRSRSRSPLLPRKRSRSRSPLAIRRRSRSRTPRTTRGKRSLTRSPPAIRRRSASGSSSDRSRSATPPATRNHSGSRTPPVALNSSRMSCFSRPSMSPTPLDRCRSPGMLEPLGSSRTPMSVLQQAGGSMMDGPGPRIPDHPRTSVPENHAQSRIALALTAISLGTARPPPSMSAAGLAARMSQVPAPVPLMSLRTAPAASLASRIPAASAAAMNLASARTPAIPTAVNLADSRTPAAAAAMNLASPRTAVAPSAVNLADPRTPTAPAVNLAGARTPAALAALSLTGSGTAPTAANYPSSSRTPQAPAPANLVGPRSTHATAPVNIASSRTPPALAPANLTSARMAPALSGANLTSPRVPLSAYERVSGRTSPPLLDRARSRTPPSAPSQSRMTSERAPSPASRMVQALSQSVLPPAQDRPRSPVPSAFSDQSRSLLAQTTPVAGSQSLSSGTVAKTTSSAGDHDGMLSGPIPGVSHPESGEPTASVEAQQPSALAALQPAKERRSSSSSSSSSSSSSSSSSSSSSSSSSGSSSSDSEGSSLPTQPEVALKRGQN; encoded by the exons ATGTACAACGGGATCGGGCTGCCGACGCCCCGGGGCAGCGGCACCAACGGCTACGTCCAGCGCAACCTGTCCCTGGTGCGGGGCCGCCGGGGTGAGCGGCCTGACTACAAGGGAGAGGAGGAACTGCGGCGCCTGGAGGCTGCCCTGGTGAAGCGGCCTAATCCTGACATCCTGGACCACGAGCGCAAGCGGCGCGTGGAGCTGCGATGCCTCGAGCTGGAGGAGATGATGGAagagcaggg GTACGAGGAACAGCAAATTCAGGAAAAAGTGGCGACCTTTCGACTCATGTTGTTGGAGAAGGATGTGAACCCTGGGGGCAAGGAGGAGACCCcagggcagaggccagc GGTAACTGAGACTCACCAGTTGGCAGAATTGAATGAGAAGAAGAACGAGCGACTCCGAGCTGCCTTTGGCATCAGTGATTCCTATGTGGATGGCAGCTCTTTTGATCCTCAGCGTCGTGCTCGAGAAGCTAAGCAACCAGTTCCTGAGCCACCCAAACCTTACAG CCTTGTCCGGGAGTCTAGCAGTTCTCGCTCACCAACCccaaagcaaaagaagaagaaaaagaagaaagatagagGACG CAGGTCAGAGAGCAGCTCTCCTCGACgagaaaggaagaagagctcTAAGAAGAAGAAGCACAG GTCAGAATCTGAATCCAAGAAAAGGAAGCATAG GTCTCCTACTCCAAAGAGCAAACGTAAATCTAAGGACAAGAAGCGAAAGCG GTCTCGAAGTACAACACCAGCTCCCAAGAGCCGACGGGCGCACCGTTCAACTTCTGCAGACTCTGCTTCCTCTTCAGATACTTCCCGCAGTCG GTCTCGAAGTGCTGCAGCTAAAACCCATACAACTACCTTGACTGGGCGAAGTCCTTCCCCTGCTTTGGGGCGTCGAGGGGAGGGAGATGCACCATCCAGGGAACCAGGTATCACCAACATAGGGCAGCCTAGTAGCCCGGAGCCTTCTACAAAGCAGCCTAGCAGCCCTTATGAAGACAAAGATAAAGACAAGAAGGAG AAATCTGCAGTTCAACCTAGCTCCTCTCCGGAAAGGAGCAGCACAGGGCCAGAACCACCTGCTCCCACTCCGCTCCTTGCTGAGCAATATGGCGGCTCCCCACAACCCCTTGCGACAACCCCCTTAAGTCAGGAGCCAGTGAACCCCCCTTCTGAGGCTTCTCCAGCCCAGGGCCATTCACCACCTAAGTCTCCTGAGAAACCTCCCCAATCTTCTTCAGAGAGCTGCCCGCCCTCCCCTCAACCTACCAAAGTTTCTCGGCATGCCAGCTCTTCCCCTGAAAGTCCTAAACCTACACCAGCTCCTGGGTCCCGCCGAGAGATTTCTTCTTCTCCTGCATCCAAGAGTCGTTCACATGGCCGAGCAAAACGGGATAAGTCACATTCTCATACTCCTTCTCGTAGAGTGGGGAGGTCCCGTAGTCCTACCACTAAGAGGGGGCGGTCTCGGTCTCGAACCCCTACCAAGAGAGGTCATTCTCGGTCCCGGTCACCTCAGTGGCGTAGGTCCCGGTCTGCACAGAGGTGGGGACGATCTAGGAGCCCCCAGCGACGTGGCCGCTCTAGGTCTCCTCAGCGACCAGGCTGGTCCAGGAGCAGAAATACACAGAGAAGAGGCAGGTCTAGGTCAGCAAGACGAGGCAGGTCACACTCTAGATCCCCTGCAACTAGGGGCAGATCTCGTTCTAGAACACCCACCCGGAGGGGCAGATCTCGGTCTAGGACACCTGCCAGGCGGAGGTCACGATCTAGAACACCCACTAGGCGCAGGTCTCGGTCTAGAACACCAGCCCGGAGGGGCAGGTCTCGGTCTAGAACACCTGCTAGGCGCAGATCTAGGACCCGATCACCAGTACGACGGAGGTCTCATAGTAGATCGCTAGCCAGGAGAAGTGGCAGGTCACGCTCTAGAACCCCAGCCAGGCGTGGGCGGTCGCGCTCTAGAACCCCAGCCAGGCGTGGGCGGTCGCGCTCCAGAACCCCAGCTAGACGAAGTGGCCGGTCGCGCTCTAGAACACCAACCAGGAGAGGGAGATCTCGGTCTAGGACACCAGCAAGACGAGGAAGATCCCGTAGTAGAAGTCTAGTTAGACGGGGAAGATCTCACTCTAGAACACCACAAAGAAGGGGCAGGTCTGGCTCATCATCAGAGCGGAAGAACAAATCCAGAACATCACAGAGAAGGAGCAGGTCCAACTCAAGCCCAGAAATGAAGAAATCTCGAGTTTCTTCGAGGCGGAGCAGGTCTCTCTCTTCACCAAGGTCCAAAGTAAAATCCCGCTTGTCTTTGAGGCGAAGCCTTTCAGGGTCCTCTCCACGCCCTAAACAAAAGTCTCAGACACCACCAAGGCGCAGTCGCTCCGGATCATCCCAACCTAAAGCTGAATCTAGAACACCACTAAGGCGAAGTCGCTCTGGTTCTTCTCCACCTCCTGATCAGAAATCTAAAACGCCATCAAGACAGACTCATTCCAGTTCATCTCCTCAACCTAACCTGAAATCTGGAACGCCACCAAGGCAAGAGTCTGTAACAAGTCCCCAGGTAAATGAACAATCTGCAACACCACAAAGACAGAGCCGTTCTGAATCATCACCTGACCCTGAGGTGAAGTCTAGGACCCCTTCGAGACATAGCTGCTCTGGGTCTTCTCCTTCTAGAGTGAAATCTAGCACACCTCCAAGATGGAGCCGATCTGGGTCGTCATCTCCACAACCCAAAGTGAAAGCAGTAACGTCACCAATCCAAAGCCATTCTGGCTTCTCTTCTCCAAGTCCTAGTAGAGTGACATCTAAAACACCTCCAAGGCAAAGCGGATCAGAGTCTCCATGCTCCAAGACAGAATCTAGATTGTTGGAAAGACACAGCCATTCTAGATCCTCCTCTCCAGATACCAAAGTGAAACCTGGAACACCACTAAGACAAAGTCACTCAGGGTCTACTTCACCATGCCCCAAAGCAAAGCCCCAAACTCCACCAGGGCATAATCTTCTTGGATCAAAGTCACCATGTTCCCAAGAGAAGTCTAAAGATTTATCAGCACAGAGTTGCTCTGgatctttctccctctgtccagGAGTAAAGTCCTGCACACCACCCTCATCTCTGCAACAGAAAGGACAATCTCCAACTTCACCAGACTCCACATCTGGTACTTCAAGTCCAGAAATGAGACAGAGTCATTCTGAATCTCCATATCTGCAGACCAAATCTCAGACACCTCCTAAGGGTGGCCAGTCCAGGTCCTCATCTCCAATCACTGAGCTGGCACCCAGATCTCCAACAAGAGAAGATAGAAGTGAATTGTCAGCAGGTCCTAGGCTGAAATCTGGGATGTCTCCTGAGCAGAGCGGGTCCCAGTCTGATTCTTCCCTGTATCCTGCAATGGACTCTAAATCTCTTCTGGGGCAGAGTAGATTGGAGCCTtctgaatcaaaagaaaaaactggcTTACTCCTTCAGGAGGATGTTACTGCATCATCTCCAAGACCAAGAGACAAATTGAGTCCTCCTTCTGTGCAGGATAGGCCTGAGTCCTCACCAGTACTCAGAGACACCCCTAGAACTCCATCAAGGGAAAGAGGTGGTGTCGAGTCATCTCCAGATACAAAAGACCGAAGTAGTGCATTAGCTAAGCCAAGCCAAGATGAGGAATTAATGGAGGTGGTAGAGAAATCTGAAGAATCCTTAAACCAGGTCCTGCCCCATTTGTCTCCAGAACTTAAAGAAATGGCTGGAAGTAACTTTGAATCATCTCCTGAAATAGAAGAAAGATCTGCCATGTCTTTGACTCTTGACCAAAGCCAGTCACAGGCTTCTTTGGAAGAAGTCCCTGCAGTAGCCTCAGCTTGGAGCGGGCCACGCTTTTCTCCAGAACATAAAGAACTATCTAACTCTCCTCCCAGAGAGAATAGCTTTGGATCACCTTTAGAATTTAGAAACTCTGGCCCTATTGCAGAAATGAATACTGGATTTTCTCCTGAGGTTAAAGATTTGAATGGACCTTTTCTTAATCAGCTGGAGACAGATCCATCTCTAGATGTGAAAGAACAATCAACAAGGTCCTCCAGACACAGCAGTTCTGAGTTATCCCCAGATGCGGTGGAAAAAGCAGGAATGTCTTCAAATCAGAGTGTCTCTTCGCCAGTACTTGATGCTATACCTAGAACACCCTCAAGGGAAAGAAGTAGTTCTGCATCTTCTGAAATGAAAGATGGTTTACCCAGAACTCCCTCAAGGAGAAGCAGGTCTGGGTCTTCCCCAGGACTTAGAGATGGGTCTGGGACTCCCTCAAGGCACAGCCTGTCTGGGTCGTCTCCTGGAATGAAAGATATACCTAGAACACCATCCAGGGGAAGGAGTGAATGTGATTCCTCTCCAGAACCAAAAGCTTTGCCTCAGACTCCTAGGCCAAGGAGTCATTCTCCATCATCCCCGGAGCTCAACAATAAGTGTCTTACCCCCCAGAGAGAAAGAAGTGGGTCAGAGTCATCAGTTGAACAGAAGACTGTGACTAGGACTCCTCTCGGGCAGAGATGTCGGTCTGGATCTTCTCAAGAACTTGATGGGAAACCCAGTTCATCACCTCAGGAGAGAAGTGAGTCAGACTCTTCTCCAGATTCTAAAGCTAAGACACGAATGCCACTTAGACAAAGGAGTCACTCTGGATCATCTCCAGAGGTCGACAGCAAATCCCGGCCTTCTCCTCGGCGTAGTAGGTCTGGCTCATCCCCTGAAGTTAAAGATAAGCCAAGAGCAGTACCCAGGGCACAGAGTGGTTCTGATTCCTCTCCTGAACCCAAGGCTCTTGTCCCTCGGGTCCTTCCAAGACGAAGCAGATCAGGTTCATCAAGCAAAGGCAGAGGCCCTTCGCCTGAAGGAAGCAGCAGTTCTGAGTCCTCTCCAGAACACCCACCCAAATCCAGAACTACTAGAAGAAGCTCTAGGTCATCACCAGAGCCCAAGACCAAGTCTCGTACTCCGCCTCGCCGTCGCAGCTCTCGATCATCTCCTGAGCTGACTAGGAAGGCCAGGCTCTCCCGTAGAAGCCGTTCTGCATCATCCTCACCAGAGACCCGCTCTAGAACTCCCCCAAGACGCCGAAGAAGTCCCTCAGTGTCTTCCCCAGAGCCAGCCGAAAAGTCAAGATCCTCACGCCGGCGGCGTTCAGCTTCATCTCCACGCACTAAGACAACTTCAAGGAGAGGCCGTTCTCCTTCACCAAAGCTTCGTGGGCTGCAGAGGTCCCGTTCCCGCTCGAGGAGGGAGAAAACCAGAACAACCCGTCGTCGAGATAGGTCTGGATCTTCTCAGTCAACCTCTCGGAGAAGACAGCGGAGCCGGTCAAGGTCTCGGGTTACTCGGCGTCGCAGGGGAGGCTCCGGTTACCATTCAAGATCTCCTGCTCGGCAGGAGAGTTCCAGAACCTCCTCTAGACGCCGAAGAGGCCGCTCTCGGACACCCCCAACCAGTCGGAAGCGTTCCCGCTCACGCACATCACCAGCCCCATGGAAACGCTCCAGGTCTCGGGCCTCTCCAGCCACTCACCGGCGATCCAGGTCCAGAACACCCCTGGTTAGCCGACGGAGGTCCAGGTCTCGAACTTCACCAGTCAGCCGGAGGCGATCAAGGTCCAGGACATCAGTGACTAGACGAAGATCTCGATCGAGAGCTTCCCCAGTGAGTCGAAGACGATCTAGGTCCAGAACACCACCAGTAACCCGCCGTCGTTCAAGGTCCAGAACACCGACTCGCCGACGCTCCCGTTCTAGGACTCCACTAGTGACTCGGAGAAGGTCCAGATCTAGGACCCCGCCAGTAACCAGAAGGCGATCTCGAAGCAGAACCTCCCCTATCACTCGCAGAAGATCAAGATCCAGAACATCCCCAGTCACCCGAAGGAGGTCAAGATCTCGCACGTCTCCGGTAACTCGAAGGAGGTCCCGCTCTCGAACCTCTCCAGTGACACGCCGGCGATCAAGGTCCCGAACTCCTCTAGCTATTCGGCGCCGCTCTAGGTCTCGAAGCCCATTGTTACCACGCAAGCGTTCTCGAAGTCGCTCACCACTTGCTATTCGCCGCCGTTCTAGGTCCCGTACTCCACGAACAACTCGGGGCAAACGGTCCTTAACAAGATCTCCTCCAGCTATCCGCAGGCGTTCTGCATCTGGAAGCAGTTCTGATCGTTCACGTTCTGCTACTCCTCCAGCAACGAGAAATCATTCTGGTTCTCGGACACCTCCGGTAGCGCTCAATAGCTCCAGAATGAGCTGCTTCAGTCGTCCTAGCATGTCACCAACTCCTCTTGACCGCTGTAGATCACCTGGAATGCTTGAGCCCCTTGGCAGCTCTAGAACACCCATGTCTGTCCTGCAGCAAGCTGGTGGCTCCATGATGGATGGTCCAGGTCCCCGAATTCCTGATCACCCGAGAACATCTGTGCCAGAAAACCATGCTCAGTCCAGAATTGCACTTGCCCTGACAGCTATCAGTCTTGGCACCGCTCGGCCTCCTCCGTCCATGTCTGCAGCTGGCCTTGCTGCAAGAATGTCCCAGGTTCCAGCTCCAGTGCCTCTCATGAGTCTCAGAACAGCCCCAGCTGCCAGCCTTGCCAGCAGGATTCCTGCAGCCTCTGCAGCAGCCATGAACCTGGCCAGTGCCAGGACACCTGCCATCCCAACAGCAGTGAACCTGGCTGACTCAAGAACgccagctgcagcagcagccatGAACTTGGCCAGCCCCAGAACAGCAGTGGCACCTTCGGCCGTGAACCTTGCTGACCCTCGTACCCCCACAGCCCCAGCTGTGAACCTGGCAGGAGCCAGAACCCCAGCTGCTTTGGCAGCTTTGAGTCTCACGGGTTCTGGCACAGCCCCGACTGCTGCAAACTATCCGTCCAGCTCCAGAACACCCCAGGCTCCAGCCCCTGCAAACCTGGTGGGTCCTAGATCTACACATGCCACAGCTCCTGTGAATATTGCCAGCTCAAGAACCCCTCCAGCCTTGGCCCCTGCAAATCTCACTAGTGCTAGAATGGCTCCAGCCTTGTCTGGTGCAAACCTCACCAGCCCTAGGGTGCCCCTCTCTGCCTATGAGCGCGTTAGTGGCAGAACCTCACCACCGCTCCTTGACCGAGCCAGGTCCAGAACCCCACCATCTGCCCCAAGCCAGTCTAGAATGACATCTGAGCGGgctccctctcctgcctctagAATGGTACAGGCTCTCTCACAGTCAGTTCTTCCTCCAGCTCAGGATCGGCCTAGGTCCCCTGTGCCATCTGCTTTTTCTGACCAGTCCCGATCTTTGCTTGCCCAGACCACCCCTGTAGCAGGGTCTCAGTCCCTTTCCTCTGGAACGGTGGCAAAGACCACATCCTCTGCTGGTGACCACGATGGCATGCTCTCTGGCCCCATCCCTGGGGTGTCGCACCCAGAGAGTGGGGAACCAACTGCCTCTGTGGAGGCCCAGCAGCCTTCTGCTTTGGCTGCCCTGCAGCCAGCAAAGGAGCGGCGGAGTtcgtcctcctcgtcctcctctaGCAGCTCCTCTTCATCGtcgtcgtcctcctcctcctcctcctcctcctctggctcCAGTTCTAGCGACTCGGAGGGCTCTAGCCTTCCCACTCAACCTGAGGTAGCACTGAAGAG AGGACAGAACTAG